The following coding sequences are from one Desulfosporosinus orientis DSM 765 window:
- a CDS encoding DUF6323 family protein: protein MAFELSLFSGALAEKQAVSEVMKCNDLTVKFGLVLTEAQALALVETRSYALKGNGRIEFGGGVIDKIIKEFCDSPYLSRHNYEETLHDLLETFYYYKNETLDLISDDDLIKYMKNAFNGICQGSLELLAGRELYKLARNLRYGYAPDYAEDAVQLAEDEEDEYGRY from the coding sequence ATGGCCTTTGAATTATCTTTGTTCAGCGGCGCTCTGGCAGAAAAGCAAGCTGTCAGTGAAGTCATGAAATGCAATGACCTGACTGTGAAATTTGGTCTTGTTCTGACAGAGGCACAAGCTCTGGCATTGGTTGAAACCCGCTCCTATGCATTAAAAGGAAATGGCCGTATTGAATTCGGCGGCGGCGTAATTGACAAGATAATCAAGGAATTTTGCGACTCACCTTATCTTTCAAGGCATAACTATGAAGAAACCTTGCATGACCTTTTAGAAACATTTTATTATTACAAGAACGAAACTCTTGATCTGATCAGCGATGACGACTTGATCAAGTATATGAAAAATGCTTTTAATGGAATATGCCAAGGCTCTCTTGAACTGCTGGCGGGGCGGGAACTCTATAAGCTTGCCCGAAACTTGCGCTATGGCTATGCTCCGGATTATGCAGAGGATGCTGTCCAATTGGCTGAGGACGAGGAGGATGAATATGGCAGATATTGA
- a CDS encoding DUF6179 domain-containing protein, whose protein sequence is MADIDKIRRIKRETLSSEYYFKSLLEQAYVWGMLSDTQLEKIQFDCLSLLAKQTERYNSGGSTSIPVEGAQSLLTSIMFTISVGLKTYPNPDEAVAALQKDGISPLYQKGREGIDGLIKSTKILHSSIISHLLQTENVFYHSTIVDGIKGFFKLYYPEFAAQEIHITADYPVHHRLERLAGIEFIQKYLECIYYENLFCLQFSAEDIHHLLCGCDEHYEQLLVNIYEPVLAAAMGCILSGRDIRRLEMVPSSLQILNDLFRGKRRPQIEGILRESVGQLSGLLELSEPLERYLRGSLPQIAGAIENAVRLQTLDRVFILPKYPENNPKLVFSFGEKMEDENYRKVLEEIRQCRYLTDKKALIKREIHSLADLEDVLLDAELSEKEILSIFRELNPAEIAALLKKHPMPSALDQYELRVREIGLGQCLQKFLAELPAKERDLIKQAAAILDSLEI, encoded by the coding sequence ATGGCAGATATTGATAAGATCCGCAGAATCAAGAGGGAAACATTAAGCAGTGAATATTATTTCAAATCCTTACTTGAGCAAGCCTATGTGTGGGGAATGTTGTCCGATACACAGCTTGAAAAAATACAATTTGACTGCCTCTCACTTTTGGCAAAGCAAACAGAGAGGTATAACAGCGGGGGCAGCACCTCGATCCCGGTAGAAGGAGCACAGAGTCTTCTAACCTCCATTATGTTCACCATCAGTGTAGGGTTAAAGACCTATCCTAACCCCGATGAAGCAGTGGCTGCACTACAAAAAGACGGCATCTCCCCTCTCTATCAAAAGGGACGTGAGGGTATTGACGGACTGATAAAGTCAACTAAAATCCTGCACTCTTCCATTATCAGTCATTTGCTGCAAACGGAAAATGTGTTTTACCATTCCACCATTGTGGACGGCATAAAGGGTTTTTTCAAACTGTATTACCCTGAATTTGCCGCACAGGAAATTCATATCACGGCAGACTATCCTGTTCATCACCGGCTGGAACGGTTGGCTGGGATTGAGTTTATTCAGAAGTATTTAGAGTGCATCTACTACGAAAATCTGTTTTGCCTTCAATTCTCTGCAGAGGATATTCATCATCTCCTTTGTGGCTGCGATGAACATTATGAACAGCTCCTCGTTAATATTTATGAGCCGGTGTTAGCTGCGGCTATGGGATGCATCCTTTCCGGCAGGGATATCCGCAGGTTGGAGATGGTGCCTTCTTCCCTCCAAATCCTCAATGATTTGTTTCGTGGCAAAAGAAGACCTCAAATCGAGGGGATTCTCAGGGAATCCGTAGGTCAACTGAGCGGGCTGCTGGAGCTGAGCGAGCCCTTAGAAAGGTATCTAAGGGGCAGTCTGCCTCAAATTGCTGGGGCAATCGAAAACGCAGTCCGGCTGCAAACCTTGGACCGTGTGTTCATCCTCCCCAAATATCCGGAAAATAACCCAAAGCTCGTCTTTTCCTTTGGAGAGAAGATGGAGGATGAAAACTATCGTAAGGTATTAGAAGAAATTAGGCAATGCCGCTATCTGACAGACAAGAAAGCCCTGATCAAACGTGAAATACATTCTCTTGCCGATTTAGAGGATGTTTTACTGGATGCAGAACTCAGTGAAAAAGAAATTCTCAGCATTTTTAGGGAGTTAAACCCTGCTGAAATAGCAGCGCTGCTTAAAAAACATCCGATGCCCTCTGCATTAGATCAATATGAGCTAAGGGTAAGGGAAATTGGACTAGGCCAGTGTTTGCAAAAGTTCCTGGCTGAGCTTCCGGCAAAGGAGAGGGATTTGATAAAGCAGGCAGCAGCTATACTGGATAGTTTAGAGATATAG
- a CDS encoding ATP-binding protein, whose translation MLKAKLQAPVVNQKIISREKLQRKFRRVRECHLTLVTAPAGSGKTTAVLEWLGKCDLPWAWLSLDGGDNQPVTFWRYVGAALDKMVGGIAKDTEYVLASSEMVKAHIHLNILIDRLAEAPTDFLLVLDDLHEISEPSILKGLSYLIDYLPVKMHLILIRRREPELDLARQRIKWQAQWLGNKICVFRKKKFPAFIRPEAIAFLRRN comes from the coding sequence TTGCTGAAAGCTAAACTTCAGGCACCGGTTGTGAACCAAAAGATCATTAGCCGAGAAAAACTGCAAAGGAAATTCCGGCGCGTCCGGGAATGCCATCTGACCCTGGTCACCGCCCCCGCAGGCTCCGGAAAAACCACCGCCGTCCTGGAGTGGCTGGGTAAATGCGACCTGCCTTGGGCCTGGCTGTCCCTGGACGGGGGAGACAATCAGCCTGTGACTTTTTGGCGGTATGTTGGCGCTGCCCTGGACAAAATGGTCGGCGGCATCGCCAAAGACACAGAATATGTGTTGGCTTCCTCGGAGATGGTCAAAGCCCATATCCACCTCAACATCCTCATCGACCGCTTGGCGGAGGCTCCCACGGATTTCCTGCTGGTCTTGGATGATCTCCATGAGATCAGCGAGCCCTCGATTCTCAAAGGTCTATCCTATCTGATAGACTATCTGCCTGTTAAAATGCACCTGATTCTGATCAGGCGGAGGGAGCCGGAACTGGACCTGGCCAGGCAGCGGATTAAGTGGCAGGCTCAGTGGCTGGGGAACAAGATCTGCGTTTTCAGGAAGAAGAAATTTCCCGCTTTTATCAGGCCAGAGGCTATAGCCTTCCTGAGGAGGAACTGA
- a CDS encoding helix-turn-helix transcriptional regulator, giving the protein MMQSEIEKAVLYVEENLTGNLSLSDVAQYCGYSPYYVSVLFHQAFGETLKSYIKKRRLTCAAEDIKNTQISIINIAIKYGYSSQEAFSRAFADMFGITPNKYRRTKSPIQVTYKKRTSIICGNEGNGVMNNIVRNLQVRIEEKYPVNILHVLNGLDMLKKFKKSRLINEKQTYVPFNEAMCWGETAIEIFSDSFIEKRVNSLKTTEAEYHRIVLEPLKPIFNKEFDIIVLWFGDDMFCQINLITILAYLEQIKYQGDVLFCMALERISGMFPDAFEIDINGYVNIYEAVLCEHKMPDSKVLPVTYQAIKMYLNYMEEESPILKYIRSNLGKENLMAELFALFPEYGLGDLQYQGIIDGNL; this is encoded by the coding sequence ATGATGCAATCTGAGATTGAAAAGGCGGTTCTGTATGTTGAGGAAAATCTGACAGGAAATCTTTCTTTAAGTGATGTGGCGCAATACTGCGGGTATTCACCGTATTATGTTTCTGTGCTGTTCCATCAAGCTTTTGGCGAAACTTTGAAAAGTTATATAAAAAAGCGCCGACTTACTTGTGCGGCAGAAGATATTAAGAACACACAAATAAGCATTATCAATATTGCAATAAAATACGGTTATTCCTCGCAGGAAGCTTTTTCCCGAGCTTTTGCTGATATGTTCGGTATAACACCCAATAAATATCGACGTACTAAATCACCAATTCAGGTGACATATAAAAAAAGAACTTCAATAATTTGTGGTAATGAAGGAAATGGAGTTATGAATAATATAGTCAGAAATCTTCAAGTGAGAATTGAAGAAAAATATCCGGTTAACATTCTTCACGTTCTCAATGGACTGGATATGCTTAAGAAATTTAAAAAGAGTCGACTAATTAATGAAAAACAAACTTATGTACCATTTAATGAGGCAATGTGCTGGGGAGAAACTGCTATCGAAATATTTTCAGATTCTTTCATAGAAAAAAGAGTCAATTCATTAAAAACGACAGAAGCTGAGTATCATAGGATAGTGCTGGAGCCTTTAAAACCTATTTTTAACAAAGAATTTGATATTATTGTCTTATGGTTTGGAGATGATATGTTTTGTCAAATAAATTTGATTACAATTTTAGCATATCTTGAACAGATTAAATATCAAGGTGATGTTCTTTTTTGCATGGCACTTGAAAGAATTTCAGGAATGTTTCCAGATGCATTTGAGATTGATATTAATGGATATGTTAATATCTATGAGGCTGTTTTATGTGAACACAAAATGCCTGATTCAAAAGTGCTGCCTGTAACCTATCAAGCAATAAAAATGTATTTAAACTATATGGAAGAAGAAAGCCCGATTTTAAAATATATCAGAAGCAATTTAGGCAAAGAGAATCTTATGGCTGAACTATTCGCGCTTTTCCCTGAGTATGGGCTTGGGGATTTGCAATATCAAGGGATAATTGATGGGAACTTATAA
- a CDS encoding acyl-CoA dehydrogenase family protein, which produces MIKNTSIRLNWIRLWLTTVFLCWGIPEEYGGTPADILTQILVIEEIAKAGGPFYLFTTAIQIDDMLTFGNEEQVRLTMEHTIKTGDAAFCLG; this is translated from the coding sequence GTGATAAAAAACACGAGTATCCGGCTAAATTGGATAAGGCTTTGGTTGACAACGGTTTTTCTCTGTTGGGGGATTCCTGAAGAGTACGGCGGTACACCGGCCGATATCCTGACTCAGATTTTAGTCATTGAGGAAATCGCCAAAGCCGGAGGACCGTTCTATCTTTTTACAACGGCTATACAAATTGATGACATGCTGACCTTCGGAAATGAAGAGCAAGTCAGACTAACGATGGAACATACCATCAAGACGGGAGATGCAGCCTTCTGCTTGGGGTGA
- the nudC gene encoding NAD(+) diphosphatase has protein sequence MFSKVDGDSMEYWLLFKGNKILISEDKVLEFTLPEIDFFKLSKKLVRSQFLGQVEGRSYYAAELTPEIVAPENMLFCDLYRLLGKIPDALFFLAGKAYQILHWDRTHQYCSQCGARTENKIDEKAKLCPSCGLVNYPRISPAIIVAITRDREILLAKGSRFQADFYSVLAGFVEPGETFEECVQREVREEVGLEVKNIRYFSSQPWPFPDSLMVGFTAEYAGGNINIDENEILNAGWFDVDQLPLIPRTGSIARSLIDWFIEQVKSEETSST, from the coding sequence GTGTTTAGCAAAGTTGATGGGGATTCAATGGAATATTGGTTGTTGTTTAAAGGGAATAAAATACTCATTTCAGAAGATAAAGTGCTGGAATTTACTTTACCGGAGATTGATTTCTTTAAATTAAGCAAGAAGCTGGTTCGTAGTCAATTCCTGGGCCAAGTGGAGGGGCGTTCTTATTATGCGGCAGAACTTACCCCGGAGATTGTTGCTCCGGAAAATATGTTGTTTTGCGACTTGTATCGTTTACTTGGCAAGATCCCGGATGCTTTGTTTTTCTTAGCAGGTAAAGCCTATCAAATTCTACATTGGGATCGTACCCATCAGTACTGCAGCCAGTGCGGAGCTCGGACAGAAAACAAAATAGATGAAAAGGCTAAGCTTTGTCCATCATGCGGGCTTGTAAACTATCCAAGAATTTCTCCGGCAATTATAGTGGCGATTACAAGAGACCGCGAAATATTATTAGCGAAGGGGAGTCGCTTTCAAGCCGACTTCTATAGTGTTTTGGCTGGTTTTGTAGAGCCGGGGGAAACATTTGAAGAGTGTGTGCAAAGAGAAGTCAGAGAAGAAGTTGGCCTGGAAGTTAAAAATATTAGATATTTTAGCAGCCAGCCTTGGCCCTTCCCGGATTCTCTGATGGTTGGTTTTACAGCGGAATACGCTGGTGGGAACATAAATATTGATGAAAATGAAATCTTGAATGCCGGATGGTTTGATGTGGATCAGCTTCCGCTGATACCTAGAACCGGAAGTATAGCCCGGAGTTTAATCGATTGGTTTATAGAACAGGTGAAAAGTGAGGAGACAAGTTCTACTTGA
- a CDS encoding secondary thiamine-phosphate synthase enzyme YjbQ, protein MIHKIHLKTRKRDEMLDITYEVEKLLVQENVQEGLVVIYSSHTTAGITINENADPDVQKDFLQRLDEIYPWNLASDRHFEGNSAAHLKTSTVGASQTVIVHHGKLLLGRWQGIYFCEFDGPRERICYVKILM, encoded by the coding sequence ATGATTCATAAGATACATTTGAAAACTAGAAAACGGGACGAAATGCTGGATATAACATACGAAGTAGAGAAACTCCTGGTGCAGGAAAATGTCCAAGAAGGTCTAGTGGTAATATATTCATCCCACACTACGGCAGGGATCACTATCAATGAAAATGCTGATCCGGATGTACAGAAGGACTTTCTGCAGAGACTTGATGAGATTTATCCATGGAACCTGGCTAGCGATAGGCATTTTGAGGGTAATTCTGCTGCGCACTTAAAAACAAGCACTGTAGGGGCATCTCAAACTGTCATTGTTCATCATGGAAAATTGCTCTTAGGCCGTTGGCAGGGCATTTATTTTTGCGAGTTTGACGGTCCTCGAGAGCGTATTTGTTATGTAAAGATCCTTATGTAA
- a CDS encoding MarR family winged helix-turn-helix transcriptional regulator gives MDFNKELKILHTMEQVFATLIATSNKVQMAGDAYCDPLTSRQYMTILAILHLPEDETTFVNIANKLGTTKQNVTQIINSLQKKEFVTILPSLKDKRAINVRMTQAGLDIMVKCAKNVTVDYMADIFRGFIQQELDVLWQLLLKLYHFDGVKMDGFEEKVQIPNTYTEEELREGLERFEKRRRS, from the coding sequence ATGGATTTTAACAAAGAGTTGAAAATATTACATACGATGGAGCAGGTTTTTGCCACCTTGATCGCTACATCAAATAAAGTGCAAATGGCAGGCGATGCATACTGTGATCCGTTGACATCAAGACAATATATGACAATTTTGGCGATTCTTCATTTGCCGGAAGATGAGACCACCTTTGTCAATATTGCCAACAAACTCGGTACCACAAAACAGAACGTCACCCAGATCATTAACAGTCTGCAGAAAAAGGAATTTGTAACTATCCTTCCCAGTCTGAAGGACAAGCGCGCCATCAACGTACGCATGACCCAAGCAGGACTTGATATTATGGTCAAATGCGCAAAAAACGTCACCGTCGATTACATGGCAGATATATTTAGGGGCTTTATCCAACAAGAATTGGATGTTTTATGGCAATTGCTGTTGAAACTCTATCATTTTGACGGTGTCAAAATGGACGGATTCGAAGAGAAGGTCCAGATCCCCAATACCTATACGGAAGAAGAACTTCGTGAAGGGCTTGAAAGATTTGAAAAAAGACGACGCAGTTAA
- a CDS encoding acyl-CoA thioesterase/bile acid-CoA:amino acid N-acyltransferase family protein: MQIEVNETTSMVDDQIQTVISGLTPYSRLNIQLKTTLPWCPSVEFSSYANYIADSTGIVDLNTVAPIEGTYEHANPMGLVYSLQVTEPLNQDLATNITIDHPMVFHFTFETDMQRETLQIKRLFKTDDIIVTPIYDSFNGRLFHNGDPTRKTILMLGGSDGQMEALSLLAAPLASRGFTVLVIPYFGAEDLPERLEMVPLECFEKVFHWIETSNLTQMGDIYLHGTSKGRELALLLASRYPQVKKVVAVEPHTYCFQALNGLMSGNLVSSWSYGGASTPFIPVENNIFFEELNKDVENNSPFGFASTYKRAIEKATNREEARIKIENASADLLLICGKSDNIWNSYDGCLELLKAAKSNDYIQDVKLLAYEDMGHPLPIPYILPITLTLRMPMHGGIFTSGGTVEGNSNAQYDSWKKTIAFFQAS; this comes from the coding sequence ATGCAAATTGAAGTAAACGAAACAACCTCGATGGTCGATGACCAAATTCAAACCGTTATTTCAGGGCTAACCCCTTACAGCCGATTAAATATTCAATTGAAAACTACTCTGCCCTGGTGCCCAAGTGTCGAATTTTCCTCTTATGCCAATTACATTGCCGATTCCACAGGCATCGTCGATTTGAACACCGTTGCCCCAATTGAAGGCACTTATGAACATGCGAATCCGATGGGATTGGTTTATTCCCTGCAAGTAACTGAGCCTCTCAACCAAGACTTAGCAACTAATATTACCATCGATCATCCGATGGTTTTTCACTTCACCTTTGAAACCGATATGCAAAGGGAAACCTTACAGATAAAAAGATTATTTAAAACAGACGATATTATCGTGACCCCTATCTACGATTCGTTTAACGGTCGGCTCTTCCACAACGGTGACCCAACACGCAAGACGATTTTAATGCTCGGCGGATCCGACGGACAAATGGAAGCGCTTAGCCTATTGGCCGCACCGCTTGCTTCCAGAGGATTCACTGTCCTCGTCATCCCTTATTTCGGTGCAGAAGATTTGCCGGAACGACTTGAGATGGTACCTCTTGAATGTTTCGAAAAGGTCTTTCATTGGATTGAAACGAGCAACCTGACACAAATGGGTGATATCTATCTGCATGGAACATCTAAAGGCAGAGAACTCGCACTATTACTCGCTTCGCGCTATCCCCAAGTTAAAAAGGTAGTTGCCGTTGAACCGCACACCTATTGTTTTCAAGCTCTAAACGGCTTAATGAGCGGAAATCTCGTCTCTTCTTGGTCTTACGGAGGTGCTTCAACACCCTTTATTCCGGTCGAGAACAACATCTTTTTCGAAGAATTAAATAAAGACGTCGAAAACAACTCTCCGTTCGGATTTGCCAGTACTTATAAACGCGCAATTGAGAAAGCAACGAACCGTGAAGAAGCGCGTATTAAAATCGAAAATGCTTCGGCGGACCTTCTTCTGATCTGCGGTAAATCGGATAATATATGGAATAGTTATGACGGTTGTCTGGAACTCCTCAAAGCTGCCAAGTCAAATGACTATATTCAAGATGTCAAGCTTTTGGCTTATGAGGACATGGGGCACCCGTTGCCGATCCCGTATATTCTTCCCATCACCTTAACACTTCGGATGCCGATGCATGGCGGTATCTTCACTTCCGGAGGCACCGTTGAAGGCAACAGCAACGCTCAATATGATTCTTGGAAGAAGACGATTGCATTCTTTCAGGCATCTTAG
- a CDS encoding PadR family transcriptional regulator: MFDKSQLMRGTLEGCILKIISLEVTYGYEIMLKLTDYGFADIREGTIYPLLVRLEKKDLIYGEFRPSPLGPSRKYYFITQNGLEALNSFEAYWKSISVAVSKILTLEGK, translated from the coding sequence ATGTTTGATAAATCCCAACTGATGCGCGGAACATTAGAGGGCTGTATCTTAAAGATTATCAGTTTGGAGGTCACCTACGGTTATGAAATAATGTTGAAACTAACAGATTATGGTTTCGCTGACATACGTGAAGGTACAATTTATCCGCTGCTTGTAAGACTGGAAAAGAAAGACCTTATCTACGGGGAGTTTAGACCTTCTCCGCTAGGGCCAAGCAGAAAATATTATTTTATAACCCAAAACGGCCTAGAAGCATTGAATTCTTTTGAAGCATATTGGAAGAGTATTTCTGTGGCGGTAAGCAAGATTTTAACTTTGGAGGGAAAGTAA